In Caloenas nicobarica isolate bCalNic1 chromosome 27, bCalNic1.hap1, whole genome shotgun sequence, one DNA window encodes the following:
- the UBXN6 gene encoding UBX domain-containing protein 6 isoform X2, with protein sequence MAAAAALARMELKPKAKAAASQEAIRNQVRKELMAEAAASEKRLSEEEKVVTSPDEDGAAALSVSGVYFICPLTGAVVRKDKKEKHLREAIESYFSVDPVAASIMEIHTFNKDQEKLRVGVETVAKYLDNICLHPEEEKYRKIKLQNKVFQERISCLEGTQRFFQAVGFETKTLPVPGQETTEEYYVLKEEMLTRLEDLKAYKEQLLSSQPVRAQLDRQLCVFKPSLEAARFELPNDFYNLTVEEIKREQRLRTEAVEKASMLRTRAMREKEEQREMRKYNYTLLRVRFPDGYILQGTFYAREPVSALYNFVRGALRDDWLPFELLGPGGLRLTDDNLAFNECGLVPSALLTLSWDAAVMADVQASREELPASPLKPELLCSIQTLS encoded by the exons AGAGCTGATGGCCGAGGCAGCTGCCAGCGAGAAAAGGCTCTCGGAGGAGGAGAAG GTTGTCACCTCCCCGGATGAGGACGGGGCAGCTGCTCTCTCCGTTTCGGGGGTTTACTTCATCTGCCCGTTGACCGGCGCAGTCGTGAGGAAagacaagaaggaaaagcacCTCAGAGAAGCCATCGAGTCG TATTTCTCCGTAGACCCAGTCGCTGCCTCCATCATGGAGATTCACACCTTCAACAAGGACCAGGAGAAACTCCGCGTGGGCGTGGAGACCGTGGCCAA ATACTTGGATAATATCTGTCTCCATCCAGAGGAGGAGAAGTACCGGAAAATCAAACTGCAGAACAAAGTGTTTCAG GAAAGGATAAGCTGCCTGGAAGGGACACAAAGATTTTTCCAGGCTGTTGGTTTTGAGACAAAAACACTGCCTGTTCCAGGACAAG AGACCACAGAGGAATATTATGTACTGAAGGAAGAGATGCTGACCAGGCTGGAAGACCTCAAGGCCTACAAAGAGCAGCTGTTGAGCTCGCAGCCGGTGAGAGCCCAGCTCGATCGCCAGCTCTGCGTGTTTAAACCGTCCCTTGAAGCCGCTCGGTTTGAGCTGCCAAATGACTTTTACAACCTCACAGTAGAAGAGATCAAACGGGAGCAGCGGCTCCG GACAGAAGCAGTGGAGAAAGCTTCGATGCTGAGGACAAGAGCCATGCGGGAGAAGGAAGAACAAAGGGAAATGCGGAAATACAACTACACGCTGCTGCGAGTCCGCTTTCCCGACGGATACATCCTCCAAG GGACTTTTTACGCACGAGAACCTGTATCTGCACTTTACAACTTTGTGAGAGGAGCGCTCAGAGATGACTGGCTGCCCTTTGAGCTGCTGGGACCTGGGGGTCTCAGACTCACTGATGACAACTTGGCCTTCAATGAATGTGGGCTG GTGCCCTCAGCGCTGCTGACGCTCTCCTGGGATGCCGCGGTCATGGCAGATGTTCAGGCGTCACGAGAGGAGCTGCCAGCGAGTCCCCTGAAACCCGAACTTCTCTGCAGCATCCAGACACTGTCATGA